In a single window of the Spodoptera frugiperda isolate SF20-4 chromosome 19, AGI-APGP_CSIRO_Sfru_2.0, whole genome shotgun sequence genome:
- the LOC118281118 gene encoding uncharacterized protein LOC118281118, with product MEKPKVRKTKTMQITYPAPYLHSWNSEAPPLLKKCSPIRTRRLFHSPRRPISTPKIKSKSYSAVRGPDPTAPHLKYGVFSNKRIIANRATVLPKGKQPTPNSRHSNVLKDKLSDDLMSRHSMSPTMKCPVHRSRQLQPQIRESPVFVFRTIDKSFTRQLSLSKMMHYDIKPKKYNMSAPSSFCPLYNQRICQRAKSPVRKTVRQN from the exons atggaaaaaccTAAAGTTAGGAAGACTAAAACCAT gcAGATTACTTACCCAGCTCCCTATCTGCACTCATGGAACAGTGAAGCGCCACCGCTTTTGAAAAAGTGCAGCCCTATAAGGACCCGTCG GCTCTTCCACAGTCCACGAAGACCGATCAGTactccaaaaataaaaagcaaatccTACTCAGCAGTCAGGGGACCTGATCCTACGGCACCACATTTGAAATATGGAGTGTTTAGCAATAAAAGGATAATTGCTAACAG GGCCACGGTCCTACCAAAAGGTAAGCAGCCTACACCCAACTCCAGACACAGTAATGTTCTCAAGGACAAGTTATCTGATGACCTGATGAGCCGACACAGCATGTCTCCCACCATGAAGTGTCCGGTGCATAGAAGCAGGCAGTTGCAAC CGCAAATACGCGAGTCCCCAGTCTTCGTATTCCGCACTATAGACAAATCTTTTACTCGACAACTCTCACTATCAAAAATGATGCATTACGACATAAAGCCAAAGAAATATAACATGTCTGCCCCCTCTAGTTTCTGCCCCTTATACAATCAGAGAATATGTCAGAGAGCTAAGTCTCCTGTTCGCAAAACTGTGAgacaaaattaa